A genomic window from Gemmatimonadota bacterium includes:
- a CDS encoding glycosyltransferase encodes METLTSLHVVGSPALGGAEHFLLRLTAALTGAGHPATAVVQRGSAVAAAVDPGVERVELPLRRGIDLRSPGALRSLVRDRAPAAIQTYMARATRMTRLRGPRRTLHVARLGGRYRLRDFRHADVWVGNTHGLCRWMVDAGFPAERVFHIGNFVEPRRAGDPADRTRRRSEWGVPEPAFVLAALGRFDARKGFQDLIEAVGRLPASREGERPFLLLAGEGREAPALEAAAATLGDRVRIGGWVAGPDALLPAADLCVVPSREETLGNVVLEAWAHGVPVVATRTAGPSELIEDGVNGRLAPVADPAGLARVLESAWAAGPEARRAWVEAGRDALERRHGRRAVLDAYLALYGDAERWIRR; translated from the coding sequence GTGGAGACGCTGACCAGCCTTCATGTCGTGGGGAGCCCCGCCCTGGGCGGAGCGGAGCACTTCCTGCTCCGGCTCACCGCCGCGCTCACCGGGGCGGGTCACCCGGCGACGGCCGTGGTGCAGCGCGGCAGCGCGGTCGCCGCGGCGGTCGATCCCGGCGTGGAGCGGGTGGAGCTGCCGCTGCGGCGCGGCATCGACCTGCGCAGCCCCGGCGCGCTCCGATCCCTGGTGCGGGACCGCGCGCCCGCCGCGATCCAGACCTACATGGCACGCGCGACGCGCATGACCCGATTGCGCGGACCCCGCCGGACGCTGCACGTGGCGCGGCTCGGCGGGCGGTACCGGTTGCGCGACTTCCGGCACGCCGACGTGTGGGTCGGCAACACGCACGGACTCTGTCGGTGGATGGTGGACGCCGGCTTCCCGGCGGAACGGGTCTTCCACATCGGCAACTTCGTCGAGCCACGCAGGGCGGGGGACCCGGCGGACCGCACGCGGCGGCGGAGCGAGTGGGGGGTGCCCGAGCCTGCGTTCGTCCTCGCCGCGCTGGGGCGCTTCGATGCGCGCAAAGGCTTCCAGGACCTGATCGAGGCCGTAGGCCGGTTGCCGGCGTCCCGGGAGGGGGAGCGACCGTTCCTCCTCCTCGCCGGGGAGGGACGCGAAGCTCCGGCGCTGGAGGCGGCCGCCGCGACCCTCGGGGACCGGGTCCGGATCGGGGGCTGGGTCGCCGGACCCGATGCCCTGCTGCCTGCCGCCGACCTCTGCGTGGTGCCGTCGCGGGAGGAGACCCTCGGCAACGTGGTGCTGGAAGCGTGGGCGCACGGAGTTCCGGTCGTGGCCACGCGTACGGCCGGCCCGAGCGAGCTGATCGAGGACGGGGTCAACGGGCGCCTGGCGCCGGTGGCCGATCCGGCGGGCCTCGCCCGCGTGCTCGAGAGCGCCTGGGCCGCCGGTCCCGAGGCACGCCGCGCCTGGGTGGAGGCCGGCCGCGACGCGCTGGAGCGCAGGCACGGCCGTCGAGCCGTCCTCGATGCGTACCTGGCGCTGTACGGGGACGCCGAACGTTGGATCCGGCGATGA
- a CDS encoding glycosyltransferase family 4 protein, with protein sequence MTEGVPLRIGIDIRTIDAASGQQRYLWRLATWLADRGEEVEVLSTRSGDSAVPPHPRRRVHSLKGLRGGALRAAVRALDLDVFFANPERADAYRGLPMHVLRPGYGTRQGIQNLRSVRNPWLRAGYALARAAPWERLALARERAWYAQTRPAPHVIAISERMARAIRADYGVPAERVHVVHNGVDLEEFSPLRRVEARAAERARLGIEPEAVCLLFVGHNFRRKGLLELLDALAGLGPAGASVRLLVAGRGTGEGQRRRTRAHVARSGLEDRVRFAGDVRPVSRAYAAADALVFPSWHDAFGFVVLEAMASGLPVVTTRFAGAHEVVRSGVDGFVLDAPDHRSALDAALRGLLDAGVRDAMGAAARAQAEHYGEEANFEQVYRVIREAARG encoded by the coding sequence ATGACGGAGGGAGTCCCTCTGCGGATCGGCATCGACATCCGCACGATCGACGCTGCGAGCGGACAGCAGCGTTATCTGTGGCGGTTGGCCACCTGGCTGGCCGACCGCGGGGAGGAGGTGGAGGTGCTCTCCACACGAAGTGGGGACTCCGCCGTCCCGCCCCACCCGCGCCGCCGCGTGCATTCGCTGAAGGGCCTGCGCGGCGGCGCGCTGCGCGCGGCCGTGCGTGCGCTCGACCTCGACGTGTTCTTCGCCAACCCGGAGCGCGCCGACGCGTATCGCGGCCTGCCCATGCACGTGCTCCGGCCGGGATACGGCACCCGGCAGGGGATCCAGAACCTGCGCTCCGTCCGCAACCCCTGGTTGCGCGCCGGATACGCGCTGGCGCGTGCGGCTCCCTGGGAGCGCCTGGCCCTGGCCCGCGAGCGCGCCTGGTACGCGCAGACCCGACCGGCGCCCCACGTCATCGCCATCTCGGAGCGGATGGCGCGAGCCATCCGCGCCGACTACGGCGTGCCCGCTGAGCGGGTACACGTCGTCCACAACGGCGTGGACCTGGAGGAGTTCTCGCCGCTGCGGCGGGTGGAGGCCCGGGCGGCCGAGCGGGCGCGGCTGGGCATCGAGCCCGAGGCGGTGTGCCTGCTGTTCGTGGGTCACAACTTCCGCCGCAAGGGCCTGCTGGAGCTGCTGGATGCGCTGGCGGGGCTCGGTCCGGCCGGTGCGTCCGTCCGGCTGCTGGTCGCGGGACGGGGGACCGGTGAGGGGCAGCGGCGCCGGACCCGCGCCCACGTGGCGCGCTCCGGGCTCGAGGATCGCGTGCGCTTCGCGGGTGATGTCCGGCCGGTCTCCCGCGCCTACGCTGCGGCCGACGCGCTGGTGTTCCCCAGCTGGCACGATGCCTTCGGCTTCGTGGTGCTCGAGGCCATGGCGTCGGGCCTGCCCGTCGTGACGACCCGCTTCGCGGGAGCCCACGAAGTGGTCCGATCCGGTGTGGACGGCTTCGTGTTGGATGCGCCCGACCACCGGTCGGCGCTCGACGCCGCCCTGCGCGGCCTGCTGGACGCCGGCGTGCGCGACGCCATGGGAGCGGCCGCGCGCGCACAGGCGGAGCACTACGGGGAGGAGGCCAACTTCGAGCAGGTGTACCGGGTGATCCGGGAGGCGGCGCGCGGCTGA
- a CDS encoding VCBS repeat-containing protein, with translation MRFRPARVLPVVLTAAGCAGGGGPSDSPGPTTGVPVPGGAAAWVKQVTPLPVVDAEGTPYAHPFLGGFDVPRPQMADIDGDGDLDLFIQERTDELMFFENTGTARAPEFVWRTDRYQDISVGEWTRFADFDEDGDLDLLTELPYSYLREYTNQGTATDPRFVQRADSIRDPSGEPIFSDRQNIPSVADIDCDGRLDLFLGRVDGTVRRYEQEGSNPLRFRLVAERFEDISIVAQIGSRHGANSMAFADVDSDGDLDLIWGDFFEPGLLLIENTGTCENPVLRSEPIPLPAVDTISTSGYNAPVPVDLDADGDLDLLVGVLGGAFNPSRTAPANLYYYERTPAGLTLRTRQFLTQIDVGSESTTTLVDDDGDGDLDLFVGNKLDLSAPNRSKLYRYENVGTSTAPRLRLADTLDLGEHYHLVPGFADLDADGDLDLVAGTWRDGVFWWRNTGTRTAPDYAEPDSALVTLTRGSNATPALGDVDGDGDLDLMVGESSGEINYYRNEGTAAVPRFELVTDRFLDIDAGRRSFPVLMDQDGDGDVDLLVGGEDGAVRLWENTGGEIFVERPEFELRFTPFSTPTFGDLDGDGRLELLTGGLSGGVFYYTQR, from the coding sequence ATGCGGTTTCGACCCGCGCGGGTGCTGCCGGTGGTGCTGACCGCCGCCGGGTGCGCCGGCGGCGGTGGCCCCTCCGATTCGCCGGGTCCCACGACCGGGGTGCCGGTTCCCGGCGGCGCGGCCGCCTGGGTCAAGCAGGTGACGCCGCTGCCGGTGGTGGACGCGGAGGGCACGCCGTACGCCCACCCCTTCCTCGGGGGCTTCGACGTGCCCCGCCCGCAGATGGCCGACATCGACGGGGACGGCGACCTGGACCTCTTCATCCAGGAGCGCACGGACGAGCTGATGTTCTTCGAGAACACCGGCACCGCCCGCGCGCCCGAGTTCGTGTGGCGCACGGACCGCTACCAGGACATCTCCGTCGGAGAATGGACCCGATTCGCGGACTTCGATGAGGACGGGGATCTCGATCTCCTTACGGAGCTTCCGTATTCCTACCTCAGGGAGTATACGAATCAAGGCACGGCCACCGACCCCCGCTTCGTCCAGCGGGCGGACTCGATCCGGGATCCCTCCGGGGAGCCGATCTTCTCGGATCGCCAGAACATCCCCAGCGTGGCCGACATCGACTGCGACGGCCGGCTGGACCTGTTCCTGGGGCGCGTGGACGGGACCGTGCGGCGCTACGAGCAGGAAGGCTCGAATCCCCTGCGCTTCCGCCTGGTGGCCGAGCGCTTCGAGGACATCTCGATCGTGGCCCAGATCGGGTCACGCCACGGCGCCAACAGCATGGCCTTCGCGGACGTGGACTCGGACGGGGACCTCGACCTGATCTGGGGCGACTTCTTCGAGCCGGGCCTGCTCCTGATCGAGAACACCGGCACGTGCGAGAACCCGGTGCTGCGCTCGGAGCCGATCCCGCTCCCGGCGGTGGACACCATCTCCACGTCGGGCTACAACGCGCCGGTGCCGGTGGACCTGGACGCGGACGGCGACCTGGACCTGCTGGTGGGGGTGCTGGGCGGCGCCTTCAATCCCAGCCGCACCGCTCCGGCCAACCTCTACTACTACGAGCGCACACCCGCCGGCCTCACGCTGCGCACGCGCCAGTTCCTGACCCAGATCGACGTGGGCAGCGAGAGCACGACCACGCTGGTCGACGACGACGGCGACGGGGACCTCGATCTCTTCGTGGGCAACAAGCTGGACCTGTCCGCGCCGAACCGCTCCAAGCTCTATCGCTACGAGAACGTGGGCACGTCCACGGCTCCCCGCCTCCGGCTGGCCGACACGCTGGACCTGGGCGAACACTATCACCTCGTCCCCGGGTTCGCGGACCTGGACGCCGACGGGGACCTGGACCTGGTCGCGGGCACGTGGCGCGACGGAGTGTTCTGGTGGCGGAATACGGGCACGCGCACCGCTCCCGACTACGCCGAGCCCGACAGCGCGCTCGTGACCCTCACCCGGGGCAGCAACGCCACGCCGGCGCTCGGGGACGTGGACGGGGACGGCGACCTGGACCTGATGGTGGGCGAGTCCTCCGGCGAGATCAACTACTACCGCAACGAGGGCACGGCGGCCGTGCCCCGGTTCGAGCTGGTGACGGATCGCTTCCTGGACATCGACGCGGGTCGTCGCAGCTTCCCCGTGCTGATGGATCAGGACGGGGACGGAGACGTCGACCTGCTCGTGGGAGGGGAGGACGGCGCCGTCCGGCTCTGGGAGAACACCGGTGGGGAGATCTTCGTGGAACGGCCCGAGTTCGAGCTGCGCTTCACGCCGTTCTCCACGCCCACCTTCGGCGACCTGGACGGAGACGGTCGTCTGGAACTCCTCACGGGGGGGCTGAGCGGCGGTGTGTTCTACTACACGCAGCGGTAG